One Microbacterium marinum genomic window carries:
- a CDS encoding MarR family winged helix-turn-helix transcriptional regulator encodes MSVIDDMVCFGMYSASHAFGQAYRRVLAPWKLTYPQYLVLVALWDAEPRTVSELGEQLFLDSGTLSPLLRRLEARDLVARTRRPEDDRVVEITLTAAGREMRAEMRDVGVEIARCTGLTGDGARAVLDAVHALNAAIRANNEAAAS; translated from the coding sequence ATGAGCGTGATCGACGACATGGTCTGCTTCGGCATGTACTCGGCCAGCCACGCGTTCGGCCAGGCGTACCGCCGGGTGCTCGCGCCGTGGAAGCTGACCTACCCGCAGTACCTCGTCCTGGTCGCCCTGTGGGATGCCGAGCCTCGAACGGTCTCGGAGTTGGGGGAGCAGCTCTTCCTCGACTCGGGCACGCTGTCGCCGTTGCTGCGCCGCCTCGAGGCCCGTGACCTCGTCGCCCGCACCCGACGCCCCGAGGACGACCGCGTCGTGGAGATCACGCTGACCGCGGCGGGTCGGGAGATGCGCGCCGAGATGCGCGACGTCGGCGTCGAGATCGCCCGCTGCACGGGACTCACCGGCGACGGCGCACGCGCGGTGCTCGACGCCGTACACGCGCTCAACGCCGCCATCAGAGCCAACAACGAGGCCGCGGCCTCCTGA
- a CDS encoding organic hydroperoxide resistance protein, with amino-acid sequence MDAIYTAEALAIGDGRNGHVSTRDGLIDTDVRIPTEMGGPGGAPNPELLFAAGYAACFHSALQSVARAEKVKLEDTSVGARVHIGSNGQGGFGLAVELEVVIPHLDPEQAQRIADAAHQVCPYSNATRGNIDVTVRVVED; translated from the coding sequence ATGGACGCCATCTACACCGCAGAGGCACTCGCGATCGGCGACGGCCGCAACGGCCACGTCAGCACGCGCGACGGACTGATCGACACCGATGTCCGCATCCCCACCGAGATGGGCGGGCCCGGCGGCGCTCCGAACCCCGAGCTGCTCTTCGCCGCGGGCTACGCGGCGTGCTTCCACAGCGCGCTGCAGTCCGTCGCCCGCGCCGAGAAGGTGAAGCTCGAGGACACGAGCGTCGGCGCCCGGGTGCACATCGGCTCGAACGGGCAGGGCGGGTTCGGCCTCGCCGTCGAGCTCGAGGTCGTCATCCCGCACCTCGACCCGGAGCAGGCGCAGCGGATCGCCGACGCCGCGCACCAGGTCTGCCCCTACTCCAACGCGACGCGCGGCAACATCGACGTCACCGTCCGGGTGGTCGAGGACTGA